CTCGTCCACTACCTGAAGCTCAGTGGTATTGGGCAAACCTATGAATGAAAGAGAGCGACTTTGTGAAAATAACAGTTGAATATGAAAGGAAACTTGATAGGGGGGAGATCACTCACCATGGGAACGAGCCTCCCACATGCCCTTCGAGAGTTTGCGCCATTCGCACTCGAAGTACGATAGCTGTTTACATATCCCCTTGACCCACTCTTTGAAGTAGGGAACTCATTTGGGGACTCGGGAAACCGCTACACGATGGTATAACGAGGCAATAAGGAAGAAgaacaaaaatccaaaagaaATTGTAAATACTCAAATAGGAGAGGTACTTACGGGCTAGGTTCCACTTTTCAGGGAACGGTAGGAACTCAGGGGGAATGAGATCCTCGGTTTTCACTTGAACAAATCTCCCCTGCTAGCCTCGATCCCTATCTTCTTCAATGCTCAATAATGGAGCTTTATTTGCCCGACAAACgagcttgattaatccccctcgAAAGATTCAGGGACCGTAGAGATGAAGCAGATGATCGATGGTAAATTGTGGTGTCTCAGTGTTATTGACAAAGTGACTGAGGAGGATAACGATCCTTCCAAAAGGACGGGTAAATCTGCCCGAGGCAGACTTTGTACCTTTTGCAAAAGTCGAGGACTATGGTATCCACAGGGCCAAGTGTGAAGGGGTATGTATAAGCACTTAGATACCCCTCCACGTGTGTGGTGATGTCCTCATCAGGACAAGGGACAACCACTTCTTTGCCCTCCCACTTGCAGTCCTCCCGAACCGTAGGGAGCGTGTCCTTGGTAatggagcatatgtacctccaCACCTCCTCACCTCGATCCCCTTGCCTGAAAGCtttttcgaccttgaagtcatTTTCTATAGAGCAGCCCCCGGGGATGAAATTCTTTAGAGGAGGTTCCGAGGCGACTTCAGGTATGACTATCTTAGCATCCGTGGCCGGGTTAGAAGTTGAAGGGACGGTCTGTTAGGGCACAGAttttgaagtcttcgccattgAGCTCTGGGAAATATGAATGTATGAAGgagagtatgaagatttgaagatgatgatgaagatttgaaggtcaaactTAAAGGTTCAAGGATGAAGTATGGAGATTTGAAGATGGGAAGATGAAGATATATGGATATGAAGAACAATATATGAAAATTTGAAGGGGTTAAGAGCAAGTGAAAAGTTCAGGGGTAAATTAAGAAGTTCTCGAATCGGaaagtaaaaaatttaaaaaaggaCCGAAGATTTTATGGAGAAGAGTTAATTAATGCGTGACGTTTCGCATTCGAGGACGGTCATCCGGCGACTGAcatgtgtccgaagtcagaacgacacgactgatgggacgtttcacTGACTCGTTGACCCGATTACAACGTACGAAAGAAGGAACCAAGGTCAATTAATTATTTCTCGTCGCTTCGATAAATCTGCTCTCCGAAAAGTGAGGGGACCATCTGTGTATGGGTAAAATCGGGGGTAATGTTATTCCCGATTCCCCAATAAAGAAATGAGAGGGAAGCATGATCTAGTGCAACCTCGAGCGAAGCCGAAGGGTCCCTTGTTTCGGAGCTCGGGGGGATGAACGGTGCATCTGGGATCGAGCACGGCTAAACAACGGATCCGGATCAAGTAAAGTTTTGAGACTAAGGAAAAAGAGAAACGGTTGAGCATGACGAGCATAGAGCCATAATATtcgccctcaaccggatattacggcgCAAATCCCGTCCCATATCAGCTGTAGATCGACATTTACCGAAAAAGAAGATTTTACcatatttagacttgtactaggattgaaattctcttactatataaagggggaatCTTTTTCATTTTAAACCACTGTAGACACGCACATCAAAGTAATAAAAGTTCATTTTTGTCTTCTAGCTACTATTCAAAGTGTTCTTCAGTTACTCTCTTCTTAAATTGCAACCGAGCTCATATCGAGGGTTCGATCGGAGCCGATTTTCAGTGTTCAACTTAAAACCAGACTTGATTGTTTCATCGAGATTGGGTTGATCGTTTATTCTCTCTTcaatttgattatttgttgttctTAGATCATACATATTAAATTAAATCACGTGTTCTTTAAACCgcatacaaattcaattgttattcgtTTTTAATTAAGGGTAAACATTTAGAATGATTTTTGGAAAACATATACTCGCAGCTTTTATCTAACCATATTTCTAATTAGATTTTTGGGTACTTGCTTTTtttaaattaatgattttgatTTTTGTTGTTGGACGGAGTAAAAGAAATCGGCTCGAAGGGATAGATAAAGCTATACTGTGAAAGCAGCCTTAAAAGCGAAGATATCAAAATGAATATGATTTTGATTGAGAATAGGAGCATGTCTTATCATATATCATTGCCCAACTTTTACTTCCAGAAACTAACATATCTACAACAATAAAGGTGCATACCCTACAAAACAAAGATATTTAAAAAGAAACAAATCAAACTAGAACTCTATGGTAAACCCTACTACTAAGCTCcgtattttaaaaaagaaaagaaaagaaaaacaccGTAGCTTTCTACAATTTTAATATGAATAAATTTGCATATAGAAGATGAGAAACTCGAGTGATGAGGTCCTTAATAAATACGGGCAAATTGTTTTTGCAAATTGTTCATTCATGTTTCTCAATAATAATCTACTATAAACAACCAACGAAGTTCTGATGCCAAGACGTATCCACTAAAGCTAATACTCGATTCTAACTAACTCTAAATTTACGACTGTCATGTGCTTTATGCAGATATTCACGATATCCTCTATTCTCACGAATTCAGTTCTCGATAGTAAATGAAAAGAGTGACCAAGCTAGAAGAGAAATCGCCCCAAAGCAAAGAAATTCATTTTGCTCTGAAATGCTTAGAATTTGCTTTAGATTGGTGCTATTGTAAGAGCATTAGctcttcttttattgttgaagCAAAATGCGGTCTTAACAAACAACAAGATCAATCTTATTTCATTCTGTTAAAGCAACTAAACTTGATTTATGATTATCATAAattatactccctctgttttaatttaCGTGACTTATTTTTCTTATTAATCCGTCTGAAAATAATAtacattttatatttaaaaaataatttaactcaTGATACATGTTTTATTTTGACGAGAAGCTTTATAACCACACTCCGGTTCCACTTTAAGTGATCTTTTCATGCGTATTAAGAAATTtaccttttagcattaattaacaattAAATTGAACATACTAACCTTAATTTgctcattgaaaatataacaaattattCTTAGACTCTTTACTCCAAGGAAAACTTTGGAAAGAAGAGTTAATTTCTTCTTAatatctgaaaaaatcaaatattgtggatcacaaaaaaaaaaaaacccaaaaaatcacttaaaatGGACCGAAGGGAGTAAGTATTTAAGACTTCAAATTTCAAATGTTTTATTGCCACACGAATATTATGTAATATTTAAGACTATAAATTctaaaagtcttcttttttttcccCTTAAATTACGTGTCAAATCAAACTTAAAGTGACGTAAAACGAAATGGAGCGAGCATTCTTTAAGCTGAAATGTGGTTTTAGTTCTATAATCCAAATAAGAAAGTAATTATCTAATGCATAACGTTAACTAAGTGCAGTTCTTTTTCTACGACGGTCCATATGTAATTACGTACATGCAACTTTAGCTTGCTTTTGTGTTTCAGTGCAAATTTATGTTGAGATGGATAATCAGTTGCATAAACGGCCCAAGGAAATGGAAAATAATAGTATCAGtctatttctttctttcttttcctttcttttaagCGTCGAGGAGGATTAATATATTTACGTTAATTTTGATTAACAGAAATATCGAAATGGAATAACACAAAAGAGTTTATATGGCAAAAGAAGAAGCTCTTTCTCAATAACACACGTTGATACTAAATAGATTGAAACAAAGCAGCAGGAAGTACAAGACTACATTTAATACCTAATTAGCTCGCGAAATAAAGATTCAGCTACACTCGATCGATAtgatttttttttccctttttctttgagATCATAATTCATCTAAAGATTCCTACAAGTGAATAATATAAATATCAAAATATCAaaagtgaaaaaataaataaaaaagagagTAGGTAGGATTTGATAGGGCAAAAAgagatcttcttcttcttccgagATACTTATCATCTTCTCCACGTCTTTCTAGCTTGATTCTCTCTTAGACTGCAACACCTgaataaatatattattatttacttaattataagAAAATATATAATGCGTAAATCTTTTGTAAAATTCAAGAGGCAAGaagtgaatatttattaattacccaaAAATGGAGAATCAATGATGAATTAATATGAGGACTTGTTACCAGCTATGTCCCTAGGTGCATTGCATCTGAAACACTCCATCCTGCTGGCAAAGTTGTGCTCATTGCACCCTAACCTGTTTATTATAATTTCAAACATTTTTACAACAATGGGCTACAAAAGAAAAAATTGAGcctaaaaattcaaatatttaatGTTTCAAACACATGCACGCCAATTGTTTTAAATAGGACCAATAGCTGTACTTTCATCCATCATTCTTGCTTATGCCCGGGAGTTATTCAAATCAGATAGAAACTACTCTACTTTATTTAAAGTTGGTCACTGAATCTAACAATCACGAtcttttaatattatattttggCTCGAGGAAGAAAAAGCGGAAATTGAGACAGACATTCGTTTTTTTGTTTGTTTCTGTAATACaagttttatttatttacttttaatTTGAGTTTAATTTATATAAACTTATATTATAAAGTATCAGGACTAGATATCCATAATACGTACGGGTTTACTTAGGCACCAAGACTACGAATGTATTGCCTTTGGTTTATACTGAGACTTTAAGATTGTATTTACCTGGTGCAAATCCAGTCACCGGACTTCCATCCAGAACGGCTGCCGCCACTAGCACTACCGAAGCCAAAGCCTCTCGGGCGGGACGACATCATATGTTCAGCGTCAAAGCCGCCACCGCCACCGCCACCGCCACCACCAGAGGACTCATCCTTAAAAGCACCGCACT
The DNA window shown above is from Nicotiana tomentosiformis chromosome 8, ASM39032v3, whole genome shotgun sequence and carries:
- the LOC104099699 gene encoding RNA-binding protein involved in heterochromatin assembly dri1 isoform X2, with product MSRPGDWNCRSCQHLNFQRRESCQRCGEPRHGHDFGSCFGGRGGGGSSAFGFSTGPDVRPGDWYCAVGNCGAHNFASRSSCFKCGAFKDESSGGGGGGGGGGFDAEHMMSSRPRGFGFGSASGGSRSGWKSGDWICTRLGCNEHNFASRMECFRCNAPRDIAGVAV
- the LOC104099699 gene encoding uncharacterized protein isoform X1; translation: MSRPGDWNCRSCQHLNFQRRESCQRCGEPRHGHDFGSCFGGRGGGGSSAFGFSTGPDVRPGDWYCAVGNCGAHNFASRSSCFKCGAFKDESSGGGGGGGGGGFDAEHMMSSRPRGFGFGSASGGSRSGWKSGDWICTRLGCNEHNFASRMECFRCNAPRDIAGNKSSY